A stretch of the Rhodothermales bacterium genome encodes the following:
- a CDS encoding helix-turn-helix domain-containing protein, whose translation MSDEIEDIVWQLQENAAHLSWKDGMEPYSALLDDAAKEIQQLRRQVTIVSESREIDEDLVLWSLEYVAELLGLSERKVRNMVQAGDIPHINAGNGRYKRIRQSDFREYLEGKYNYGDG comes from the coding sequence ATGAGTGACGAGATTGAAGACATCGTGTGGCAACTCCAGGAGAACGCCGCCCACCTGTCGTGGAAGGACGGGATGGAGCCGTACTCAGCACTGCTGGATGACGCCGCCAAGGAGATACAACAGTTGCGTCGGCAGGTGACCATCGTTTCAGAGTCCCGAGAAATCGACGAAGACTTGGTATTGTGGAGCCTTGAATATGTGGCCGAACTGTTGGGCCTGTCCGAACGCAAGGTTCGCAACATGGTGCAGGCCGGAGACATACCGCACATCAACGCCGGCAATGGGCGATACAAGAGAATCCGCCAGTCAGATTTCCGAGAATATCTGGAAGGGAAATACAATTATGGAGATGGATAA
- a CDS encoding WhiB family transcriptional regulator: protein MRLLIGDQEWRADAQCRKEGVPTERFFPWRGESQTAAKECCSRCPVRQECYDFAVENDERGIFGGVLFSR from the coding sequence ATGCGCCTTCTCATCGGCGACCAAGAATGGCGGGCCGATGCCCAGTGTCGCAAGGAGGGGGTTCCCACCGAGAGGTTCTTTCCTTGGCGTGGCGAATCCCAAACTGCGGCCAAAGAATGTTGCAGTCGCTGTCCCGTGAGGCAGGAGTGCTATGATTTTGCAGTTGAGAACGACGAGAGGGGAATTTTCGGTGGAGTCCTGTTCAGTAGGTAA
- a CDS encoding PD-(D/E)XK nuclease family protein: MEIKKLSATSISRWLDCPASWKAIYSAKDRPSELSGSAAQLGSACHRALEEWVVEEHYLQGYDDVTAEMQMRSLYHTAHREVFGARGADRYNEGAELCVQWVERTPFTGEVLGTEYRREAVLDGVGITTIMDRVDRTPDGELEVVDYKTSVMRMAPDELHNEIQPRLYAWAASQIWGIDNVWVTLDQLRHQAVSSLFTEEDHARTEEFVLSVIEDIRKTEEPEEKLNSKCRFCVRRHRCATLSSHLVAGGPLSLGDVDDVIAQRYETSVAIKGLESRLADYDDLIRDHGEAQETSEWMTQDHKVVLWQGARSKRPTVRVKPL, encoded by the coding sequence GTGGAAATTAAAAAGCTTTCAGCAACGTCCATTTCTCGTTGGCTGGACTGCCCCGCATCGTGGAAAGCAATTTACTCTGCCAAAGATCGACCCTCAGAATTAAGTGGTTCCGCGGCCCAGCTCGGCTCGGCTTGCCACCGCGCCCTCGAGGAGTGGGTCGTCGAGGAACACTATCTTCAGGGTTACGACGACGTGACCGCCGAGATGCAGATGCGTTCGCTGTACCACACTGCCCATCGGGAAGTGTTCGGTGCCCGAGGCGCTGACCGGTACAACGAAGGAGCTGAACTCTGTGTGCAGTGGGTGGAGCGGACCCCATTCACCGGAGAGGTGCTGGGTACCGAGTACCGACGTGAAGCCGTGCTCGATGGCGTTGGGATCACCACCATCATGGACCGAGTAGACCGCACCCCCGACGGTGAGCTGGAAGTCGTCGACTACAAGACCAGCGTCATGCGCATGGCACCCGACGAGTTGCACAACGAGATTCAGCCTCGCTTGTATGCGTGGGCGGCTTCCCAAATCTGGGGCATCGACAACGTGTGGGTGACGCTGGATCAGTTGCGACACCAGGCGGTGAGCTCGCTGTTTACCGAAGAAGACCACGCCCGCACGGAAGAATTTGTTTTATCTGTCATTGAGGACATCAGGAAAACAGAAGAACCCGAAGAGAAACTCAATTCTAAATGTAGATTCTGTGTGCGCCGGCACCGGTGCGCCACGCTGTCTTCCCACCTGGTCGCCGGCGGACCACTCAGCCTCGGCGATGTGGACGACGTAATCGCCCAACGTTATGAAACTTCCGTCGCCATCAAGGGACTTGAATCTCGACTGGCCGATTACGACGATCTCATACGTGACCACGGTGAGGCTCAGGAAACCTCAGAATGGATGACACAGGACCACAAGGTCGTGCTGTGGCAAGGCGCACGATCGAAGCGGCCAACCGTGAGAGTCAAACCCCTCTGA